One Podarcis muralis chromosome 1, rPodMur119.hap1.1, whole genome shotgun sequence genomic window carries:
- the LOC114599439 gene encoding uncharacterized protein LOC114599439 isoform X3, translated as MASKRQDKMRISRKQGILLLAGYMTYIVMGALVIELLENDHHERLEEATFRMKAQFFSNYTALSPEEVEVFIQAMETSVPKQQMDRSFVLFLLSLESPSTLSA; from the exons ATGGCCAGCAAGCGCCAG GACAAGATGCGTATCAGCAGGAAGCAGGGCATACTACTGCTGGCTGGCTACATGACTTACATAGTGATGGGTGCCCTTGTCATTGAGCTTCTGGAGAACGATCACCACGAAAGACTAGAAGAAGCAACGTTTCGCATGAAAGCACAATTCTTTTCAAACTACACCGCTCTCAGCCCAGAAGAGGTGGAGGTATTCATACAG GCTATGGAAACCTCTGTCCCCAAACAGCAGATGGACAGATCTTTTGTGTTATTTTTGCTCTCTTTGGAATCCCCTTCAACCTTATCTGCTTGA
- the LOC114599439 gene encoding potassium channel, subfamily K, member 16-like isoform X1, translating to MASKRQDKMRISRKQGILLLAGYMTYIVMGALVIELLENDHHERLEEATFRMKAQFFSNYTALSPEEVEVFIQKLVKAVRLGIDPIGTKPHDKHSSWDFANSFFFVGTMLATIGYGNLCPQTADGQIFCVIFALFGIPFNLICLNYIGFFVSRICETCAEKVYWKENKKTAKYLFFYVVLGIQMFLILPSFLFQWMEGWNYSEAVYFTFITLSTIGFGDYLIGRKHDRAYFMGYRLLAATWIVIGLAWIAVLFDLVSSLLEPPAPVRRRSSARRESSGDNITLSQRGQSVRFSVTESTSTSLQSRGD from the exons ATGGCCAGCAAGCGCCAG GACAAGATGCGTATCAGCAGGAAGCAGGGCATACTACTGCTGGCTGGCTACATGACTTACATAGTGATGGGTGCCCTTGTCATTGAGCTTCTGGAGAACGATCACCACGAAAGACTAGAAGAAGCAACGTTTCGCATGAAAGCACAATTCTTTTCAAACTACACCGCTCTCAGCCCAGAAGAGGTGGAGGTATTCATACAG AAACTGGTAAAAGCTGTCCGGTTGGGAATAGATCCAATAGGAACCAAACCTCATGATAAACACAGCAGCTGGGATTTCGCTAATTCTTTCTTCTTCGTGGGAACTATGTTAGCCACAATAG GCTATGGAAACCTCTGTCCCCAAACAGCAGATGGACAGATCTTTTGTGTTATTTTTGCTCTCTTTGGAATCCCCTTCAACCTTATCTGCTTGAACTATATTGGCTTTTTTGTCTCAAGAATCTGTGAAACCTGTGCAGAGAAAGTGTATTGGAAAGAAAATAAG AAAACAGCAAAATATCTTTTCTTCTATGTGGTTTTGGGGATTCAAATGTTTCTTATTTTGCCTTCGTTTCTCTTTCAATGGATGGAGGGCTGGAATTATAGTGAAGCTGTCTATTTTACATTTATTACACTCAGCACCATTGGTTTTGGAGACTATCTAATAG GGAGGAAGCATGACAGGGCATATTTTATGGGCTACCGGCTACTCGCAGCCACTTGGATCGTCATTGGTCTGGCCTGGATAGCTGTGCTGTTTGACCTCGTATCCTCATTACTTGAACCTCCAGCTCcagtaagaagaagaagcagcgcaCGAAGAGAGAGTAGTGGGGACAACATAACACTGTCCCAAAGGGGTCAGTCTGTTAGATTTTCAGTGACGGAGAGTACAAGTACATCATTGCAGTCTCGTGGAGATTGA
- the LOC114599439 gene encoding potassium channel, subfamily K, member 16-like isoform X2, producing MRISRKQGILLLAGYMTYIVMGALVIELLENDHHERLEEATFRMKAQFFSNYTALSPEEVEVFIQKLVKAVRLGIDPIGTKPHDKHSSWDFANSFFFVGTMLATIGYGNLCPQTADGQIFCVIFALFGIPFNLICLNYIGFFVSRICETCAEKVYWKENKKTAKYLFFYVVLGIQMFLILPSFLFQWMEGWNYSEAVYFTFITLSTIGFGDYLIGRKHDRAYFMGYRLLAATWIVIGLAWIAVLFDLVSSLLEPPAPVRRRSSARRESSGDNITLSQRGQSVRFSVTESTSTSLQSRGD from the exons ATGCGTATCAGCAGGAAGCAGGGCATACTACTGCTGGCTGGCTACATGACTTACATAGTGATGGGTGCCCTTGTCATTGAGCTTCTGGAGAACGATCACCACGAAAGACTAGAAGAAGCAACGTTTCGCATGAAAGCACAATTCTTTTCAAACTACACCGCTCTCAGCCCAGAAGAGGTGGAGGTATTCATACAG AAACTGGTAAAAGCTGTCCGGTTGGGAATAGATCCAATAGGAACCAAACCTCATGATAAACACAGCAGCTGGGATTTCGCTAATTCTTTCTTCTTCGTGGGAACTATGTTAGCCACAATAG GCTATGGAAACCTCTGTCCCCAAACAGCAGATGGACAGATCTTTTGTGTTATTTTTGCTCTCTTTGGAATCCCCTTCAACCTTATCTGCTTGAACTATATTGGCTTTTTTGTCTCAAGAATCTGTGAAACCTGTGCAGAGAAAGTGTATTGGAAAGAAAATAAG AAAACAGCAAAATATCTTTTCTTCTATGTGGTTTTGGGGATTCAAATGTTTCTTATTTTGCCTTCGTTTCTCTTTCAATGGATGGAGGGCTGGAATTATAGTGAAGCTGTCTATTTTACATTTATTACACTCAGCACCATTGGTTTTGGAGACTATCTAATAG GGAGGAAGCATGACAGGGCATATTTTATGGGCTACCGGCTACTCGCAGCCACTTGGATCGTCATTGGTCTGGCCTGGATAGCTGTGCTGTTTGACCTCGTATCCTCATTACTTGAACCTCCAGCTCcagtaagaagaagaagcagcgcaCGAAGAGAGAGTAGTGGGGACAACATAACACTGTCCCAAAGGGGTCAGTCTGTTAGATTTTCAGTGACGGAGAGTACAAGTACATCATTGCAGTCTCGTGGAGATTGA